Proteins encoded together in one Ferroglobus placidus DSM 10642 window:
- a CDS encoding 4Fe-4S binding protein, which yields MGVRIKLRRVVQLSFFLFSIYTWWRFYLFVKHFDEGTEFVPRPVSIEAYLPIGGLVSIKNTLLNGYIDPIHPAAMVILSAIIVSAIFLKRGFCGWICPVGTLSEAVSFVGEKILPRIRVPEFVKVIKYGLMAFFLLTVLMMDRYEVAAFLQTPYWAIADVKLLDFWLNPGTLTIIVTSLIVLLTLFTRNLWCRYLCPYGAFLAIFSFLSAFKIRKTNCVNCKACDNVCPAGIKISEKKEVSSPECIACYDCIEVCKTKGLYMDFLDKRVRKEVYVAVLLAILFGFVIVAKVTGNWDSALTYEDYERLMKIRKFVTH from the coding sequence ATGGGTGTAAGGATTAAACTTAGAAGAGTCGTACAGCTCTCGTTCTTTTTGTTCTCGATTTACACTTGGTGGAGGTTCTACCTTTTCGTCAAGCATTTTGATGAGGGAACCGAATTCGTTCCCCGCCCCGTTTCCATAGAGGCTTACCTTCCGATTGGTGGGCTCGTTTCGATAAAAAACACGCTGCTCAACGGATACATCGATCCCATCCACCCGGCGGCAATGGTCATTCTCTCCGCAATCATAGTTTCGGCTATATTTCTTAAAAGAGGATTTTGCGGCTGGATATGTCCGGTTGGAACGCTATCCGAAGCTGTCTCGTTTGTAGGAGAGAAGATTCTTCCCCGAATACGAGTTCCAGAGTTCGTAAAAGTGATAAAGTACGGTCTCATGGCTTTCTTTTTACTTACGGTTTTGATGATGGACAGATACGAAGTCGCTGCCTTCCTTCAAACGCCCTACTGGGCAATTGCTGATGTTAAACTTCTGGACTTCTGGTTGAATCCGGGAACGCTGACGATAATCGTGACTTCGCTAATAGTTCTCCTAACCCTTTTTACGAGAAACCTCTGGTGTCGGTACCTGTGTCCTTACGGAGCATTTTTAGCAATTTTCTCTTTCCTTTCAGCATTCAAAATAAGGAAAACCAACTGCGTAAATTGTAAAGCCTGCGATAACGTTTGTCCAGCGGGAATCAAGATTAGCGAGAAAAAAGAAGTTAGCTCCCCCGAGTGCATCGCCTGTTACGATTGCATAGAGGTTTGCAAAACTAAAGGCTTGTACATGGACTTCCTCGACAAACGGGTGAGAAAAGAGGTTTACGTGGCTGTTTTGCTTGCGATATTATTCGGATTCGTTATTGTAGCAAAAGTTACTGGAAACTGGGACTCGGCGTTAACTTACGAGGACTACGAGAGGTTGATGAAGATCAGGAAGTTTGTAACGCACTGA
- a CDS encoding (Fe-S)-binding protein, giving the protein MEVINPKILLEFATANMRKSGTPVGLLKEEVNSWWEGFEIKREGEWFFFTGLLYQLTPYIEKTVEKIEILEKLKMDGLIRFSKFAPSKILKFFASPKKERIAETKNIVRSIYKLLERAGINVWYDPELDFYSGVLLYELGEEEKFEKHAKLVIESLEKAGVKKIVTIDPHTTYALKHLYPENTFEVASYIELVKDLKGNVKEEVVIHDPCYYSRYLKLYEDVREILSNFGIAYRDVRNSKELTSCCGGPVEGLSARVAKEVAKLRVNELGREKIVTSCPICVSNLRRAGGNVVDLAQLISKENF; this is encoded by the coding sequence ATGGAAGTGATTAACCCAAAGATTTTGCTCGAATTCGCAACGGCGAACATGAGAAAAAGCGGAACTCCGGTGGGTTTGTTGAAAGAAGAGGTGAACAGCTGGTGGGAGGGATTCGAGATTAAAAGAGAAGGTGAGTGGTTTTTCTTCACCGGACTACTTTACCAGCTGACTCCGTATATTGAAAAAACTGTGGAAAAGATCGAAATTCTCGAGAAATTGAAAATGGATGGCTTGATTCGATTTTCAAAGTTCGCACCGAGCAAAATCTTGAAATTTTTCGCGTCTCCAAAGAAGGAAAGGATTGCCGAAACAAAAAACATCGTAAGGAGCATTTACAAACTCCTTGAGAGAGCCGGGATAAATGTTTGGTACGATCCAGAACTTGATTTCTACAGCGGAGTGCTCCTCTACGAGTTGGGTGAAGAAGAGAAATTCGAAAAACATGCCAAGCTCGTGATTGAAAGTCTCGAAAAAGCTGGAGTGAAAAAGATAGTCACAATCGACCCCCACACAACTTATGCGTTAAAGCACCTCTATCCCGAGAACACCTTTGAAGTTGCAAGCTACATAGAACTCGTGAAAGATTTGAAGGGAAATGTTAAAGAAGAGGTCGTTATCCACGACCCCTGCTACTACTCGAGGTATTTAAAGCTTTACGAGGACGTAAGGGAGATTCTGAGCAACTTCGGAATTGCTTATCGCGATGTGAGAAATTCGAAAGAGCTCACTTCCTGCTGCGGAGGTCCCGTAGAAGGGTTGTCTGCAAGAGTGGCTAAAGAAGTTGCTAAGCTTAGAGTTAACGAGCTCGGAAGGGAAAAAATAGTTACCTCATGCCCCATTTGCGTGTCAAATCTGAGAAGAGCAGGAGGAAACGTTGTCGATTTAGCTCAGCTAATCTCTAAAGAAAACTTTTGA
- a CDS encoding alpha-hydroxy acid oxidase, producing the protein MKSVDEIISEAKKVLRRRKINLDVLEGGTERGLTVKRNREFLDSIGIRMNAINDVESVELETVFLGRKISLPVMPAPLSGLVKAVDERCFERIINESWEAGVVPWIGYPIQDEVEKFEKPFVWIIKPLENRKKIYEEIERAEKTKALAVGVDIDSAAGVKVKHNVLSYGGTKPLSRRELEDLASTTKLPFVVKGVLSEKDYYLAANFSDVVVISNHGGRVLDSAVSPLEVLDDIEKMVTTGVDSGFRYGTDVFKALAYGADFVLIGRPVVYALAIESGVKKLLSVIREELRRIMILTGSKSVREIDRSLLD; encoded by the coding sequence ATGAAGAGCGTGGACGAAATAATTTCCGAAGCCAAGAAAGTACTCAGAAGGAGGAAAATAAACTTAGACGTTTTGGAAGGAGGAACTGAGAGGGGGTTGACAGTAAAGAGAAACAGGGAGTTTCTGGACTCTATAGGAATTAGGATGAATGCGATAAACGATGTAGAGAGTGTTGAGCTTGAGACGGTGTTTCTCGGAAGAAAAATTTCTCTTCCCGTAATGCCCGCTCCGCTTTCCGGGCTGGTAAAAGCTGTTGATGAAAGGTGCTTTGAGAGGATAATAAACGAGTCTTGGGAAGCCGGAGTCGTTCCGTGGATAGGCTATCCGATACAGGATGAGGTTGAGAAATTTGAGAAACCTTTCGTGTGGATAATCAAACCCCTGGAGAATAGAAAAAAGATATACGAGGAAATAGAGAGGGCGGAAAAGACTAAAGCTCTCGCAGTTGGGGTAGACATCGACTCGGCTGCGGGGGTTAAAGTTAAGCACAATGTCCTCTCCTACGGTGGAACTAAGCCGTTGAGCAGAAGGGAGCTTGAGGATCTGGCTTCGACAACTAAGCTACCCTTCGTCGTCAAAGGCGTTCTCAGCGAAAAAGACTATTATTTGGCTGCAAATTTCAGCGACGTCGTCGTTATTTCGAACCACGGAGGAAGAGTTCTGGATTCGGCTGTTTCTCCCCTCGAAGTCCTCGATGATATAGAGAAGATGGTGACAACGGGAGTTGACAGCGGATTTAGGTACGGAACTGACGTTTTCAAAGCTCTCGCCTACGGGGCGGATTTCGTTCTAATTGGCAGACCCGTAGTTTACGCTTTAGCGATAGAAAGCGGCGTAAAAAAGCTTCTAAGCGTTATAAGGGAGGAGCTTAGGAGAATTATGATTTTGACGGGGTCGAAATCCGTTAGAGAGATTGATAGAAGCTTGTTAGATTAG
- a CDS encoding tRNA(Ile)(2)-agmatinylcytidine synthase, protein MRFWIGIDDTDSRKGMCTTYIASLVIKELEKAGMKTIGFPRLIRLNPTIPYKTRGNGAVSILVDGEIGEAVEIVREIVEEYAELDDENTHPGVVFVREDLVDKLQNFSFKALRDVVSLDEALFIIGKYLIPHLKYKKGRGLIGALASVGLPLEDRTLELLVYRKRERFGKEREIVEESFFLADLMTYPFTWDTVDWGNNVVVAAPNSPDPVLFGIRGDSLEKILEAFRYVEAEDYDFYQIFITNQGTDMHIIDEGDVRELKEFRSYKLTGKVIEFPWEIEGGHVFFKIETTFGEVECAAFEPTKQFRKVVRKLMPGDVVEVYGSYKNATLNLEKIRVVKVARVFIEENPICECGKRMESAGRGKGFRCKRCKKVVNYRVLKEVERDIEEGFYEVPPSARRHLSKPLVREGFKEDFHVFR, encoded by the coding sequence ATGAGGTTCTGGATTGGGATAGACGACACGGACTCAAGAAAGGGAATGTGCACGACTTACATAGCCAGCTTGGTGATCAAAGAACTTGAGAAAGCCGGGATGAAAACCATTGGATTTCCGAGGCTCATAAGGTTGAACCCCACCATCCCCTACAAAACGAGGGGAAATGGGGCAGTGTCTATACTGGTCGACGGAGAGATCGGGGAAGCTGTGGAAATAGTCAGGGAAATCGTGGAGGAGTATGCGGAGTTGGATGACGAAAACACCCATCCGGGAGTTGTTTTTGTGCGGGAGGATTTGGTGGATAAACTTCAAAATTTTTCTTTTAAAGCTTTGAGGGACGTTGTAAGCTTGGATGAAGCTCTATTTATAATCGGGAAATACCTAATCCCTCATTTGAAGTACAAGAAGGGAAGAGGGCTAATAGGTGCTTTAGCCTCTGTGGGGTTGCCTTTGGAGGACAGAACTTTGGAACTTCTCGTTTACAGAAAAAGAGAAAGGTTTGGAAAGGAAAGGGAAATCGTGGAGGAAAGCTTCTTCTTAGCCGATTTAATGACCTACCCCTTCACTTGGGACACGGTCGACTGGGGAAATAACGTCGTCGTTGCCGCTCCGAACTCTCCTGATCCGGTCCTCTTTGGAATTAGAGGGGATAGCTTGGAGAAGATCCTTGAAGCTTTTAGATACGTTGAAGCTGAAGATTACGACTTTTATCAAATTTTCATAACGAATCAGGGAACGGACATGCATATAATCGACGAGGGAGACGTGAGGGAGCTTAAAGAGTTCAGGTCCTATAAGCTCACGGGTAAGGTAATCGAGTTTCCTTGGGAGATAGAGGGAGGTCACGTCTTCTTTAAGATAGAAACAACCTTTGGCGAGGTTGAGTGTGCTGCGTTTGAACCTACTAAGCAGTTCAGGAAAGTCGTGAGAAAGCTTATGCCCGGTGACGTGGTAGAAGTTTACGGCTCTTACAAAAACGCAACGCTAAATCTTGAAAAGATCAGAGTTGTTAAGGTGGCAAGGGTTTTCATAGAGGAAAACCCCATCTGCGAGTGCGGGAAGAGAATGGAAAGTGCAGGAAGAGGCAAAGGCTTCAGATGCAAGAGGTGCAAGAAGGTCGTGAACTACAGAGTACTTAAAGAAGTTGAGAGGGACATCGAAGAGGGGTTTTACGAAGTTCCTCCCTCTGCAAGAAGGCACCTCAGCAAACCCCTCGTTAGAGAAGGGTTTAAAGAAGACTTTCACGTCTTTAGATGA
- a CDS encoding sugar phosphate isomerase/epimerase family protein: MIGRLVWYGDFPLNRKLELLREVGYEYVELSLDYPFPDELNSKALKDLLSSYEMNISFHSPLDVFIAQPRDEIFEVSLKVVERCLDFASKFETLYYNFHVTYFSPTREFDRVKRKILENGRKACEFILSKSEEYGFHACLEYDRNFDEKFLVDGLRICFDIGHFALANKKNFEDELRKFVAEFGDRILVCHVHDCEPEKRVDHISLKRGKLDFQFIFSHLKAEHYTIETFWRDSEKNDLSKEDVIFDYEVLKSFL, encoded by the coding sequence GTGATAGGGAGGCTCGTGTGGTACGGTGATTTTCCTTTGAACAGGAAACTCGAACTTTTAAGAGAAGTGGGGTACGAGTACGTGGAACTCTCTTTGGACTATCCGTTCCCGGATGAGCTAAATTCGAAAGCGCTGAAAGATTTGCTCTCCTCTTACGAAATGAACATCTCTTTTCATTCGCCCCTCGATGTATTCATAGCTCAGCCGAGGGATGAAATTTTCGAGGTGAGTCTGAAAGTTGTGGAGAGGTGTTTGGATTTTGCGTCGAAATTCGAAACCCTCTACTACAACTTCCACGTCACCTATTTCTCTCCGACGAGGGAGTTCGATAGAGTGAAGAGGAAAATTCTGGAGAATGGCAGAAAAGCTTGCGAATTCATCTTAAGCAAGTCCGAGGAGTACGGATTCCACGCATGCCTTGAATACGACAGGAATTTCGACGAAAAATTTCTGGTTGACGGTCTGAGAATTTGCTTCGATATAGGACACTTCGCCTTGGCAAACAAAAAGAATTTCGAGGACGAGCTTAGAAAGTTCGTTGCCGAATTCGGAGATAGAATTCTCGTCTGCCACGTCCACGACTGTGAGCCTGAAAAGAGGGTGGATCACATCTCTCTGAAGAGAGGAAAGTTGGATTTCCAGTTTATTTTTAGCCACCTCAAAGCCGAACACTACACCATCGAAACGTTTTGGAGAGATTCGGAGAAAAACGATTTAAGTAAGGAAGACGTAATTTTCGATTACGAAGTCCTCAAAAGTTTTCTTTAG
- a CDS encoding MBL fold metallo-hydrolase: MEFCRAMMISEVADGIYAIDTEVGGEKGIVFSFIVDRGEVAIVETGAESTSGIFSEVFEELGINPERVKYIAVTHVHLDHSGAAGSLVRICEKAKVVVHPRGAEHLVNPERLWRASKSVLNEVAEVYGKPLPIDESRIIVSEDNSEYSLGESKIKVVHTPGHAPHHQSFVIDKILFPGDSAGVYKDGHVIPTTPPVFNFEKAVESIRKMRKLNVEKIAYTHFGVGEKDMLDKIEEKLFEWKKLAFSCESVEGMHEKLLEVDEDYKFLWEWLKKSRFAESYFHLALRGFMEAVKNEVELRYDK; encoded by the coding sequence ATGGAGTTCTGTAGGGCTATGATGATTTCGGAGGTTGCAGACGGAATATATGCGATTGACACTGAAGTAGGCGGAGAGAAAGGCATCGTCTTCTCATTCATCGTCGATAGGGGTGAGGTGGCGATAGTTGAGACGGGAGCGGAAAGCACTTCTGGAATTTTCTCTGAAGTTTTCGAGGAGCTCGGTATAAATCCGGAAAGGGTTAAATATATTGCTGTCACTCACGTCCATCTCGATCACAGCGGAGCGGCTGGAAGCCTCGTGAGGATTTGCGAAAAAGCGAAGGTCGTGGTGCATCCGAGGGGTGCTGAGCATTTGGTAAATCCAGAAAGGCTTTGGAGGGCTTCAAAGAGCGTTTTAAACGAAGTAGCGGAAGTTTACGGAAAGCCTTTACCGATTGATGAGAGCAGAATAATCGTTTCCGAAGACAACTCGGAATATTCTTTGGGTGAGAGTAAGATAAAGGTCGTCCACACTCCGGGGCACGCTCCTCACCACCAGTCCTTCGTTATAGATAAAATCCTCTTTCCCGGAGACTCTGCTGGAGTTTACAAGGATGGGCACGTGATTCCCACGACTCCTCCAGTTTTCAATTTCGAAAAGGCTGTCGAGTCGATAAGAAAAATGAGGAAGCTGAACGTCGAGAAGATCGCATACACGCACTTCGGAGTTGGAGAGAAAGACATGCTCGATAAGATAGAGGAGAAGCTTTTCGAGTGGAAAAAACTTGCTTTCTCTTGCGAAAGCGTTGAGGGGATGCATGAGAAGTTGCTTGAGGTTGACGAAGACTATAAGTTTCTCTGGGAGTGGTTGAAAAAGTCGAGGTTTGCCGAAAGCTACTTCCATCTCGCTTTGAGAGGGTTTATGGAGGCTGTTAAAAATGAAGTTGAACTTCGTTACGACAAATGA
- a CDS encoding 30S ribosomal protein S17e, which translates to MGTVKPAYIKNIAMELLKKYGELFTGDFDHNKKLVAELTNIKSKRVRNRVAGYITRKINRGWVNV; encoded by the coding sequence ATGGGGACGGTAAAGCCCGCTTACATTAAAAACATAGCGATGGAACTCCTTAAAAAGTACGGTGAACTGTTCACCGGAGACTTCGATCACAACAAGAAGCTCGTAGCTGAGCTGACAAACATAAAGAGTAAGAGAGTAAGGAACAGAGTCGCCGGGTATATAACGAGAAAGATCAACAGAGGGTGGGTAAATGTTTGA
- a CDS encoding SWIM zinc finger family protein, whose protein sequence is MLERVRKKAKEFGFTYDLYKYLLFTFGKRGEKAFLYVKEGRVKKYKDFFVVVGREEYIVEEFFCTCKDFHINLKGRKPCAHILAVAIAEELKLYDEFDTYYVNFISIDARRGWK, encoded by the coding sequence ATGCTGGAGAGAGTGAGGAAGAAGGCTAAGGAATTTGGATTTACCTACGATTTGTACAAATACCTACTTTTCACCTTCGGTAAGAGGGGAGAGAAGGCTTTTCTCTACGTTAAAGAGGGGAGAGTTAAAAAGTACAAGGACTTTTTCGTCGTAGTTGGTAGAGAGGAGTACATCGTCGAGGAGTTCTTCTGCACATGCAAGGACTTTCACATCAACCTTAAGGGAAGAAAGCCGTGTGCGCACATACTTGCCGTGGCTATTGCCGAGGAGCTAAAGTTATACGACGAGTTCGACACCTACTACGTGAACTTCATCTCCATAGATGCGAGGAGGGGTTGGAAGTGA
- a CDS encoding helix-turn-helix transcriptional regulator — protein MERELTLIVGVALIAVAFIFAPSSHHYMMMGPYYLAVIPLIFTIVGIVLILFSAFRIFEAKRSEEKSEIEEKCEDDKMSVVEKLLEGDELEVFKIIRENEGVTQDSLHFRTGFSPSKVSMIVKKLEEKNLIYRERFGKTYRIYLSDWLKRDVS, from the coding sequence ATGGAAAGGGAATTAACGCTAATCGTCGGAGTGGCTTTAATAGCAGTCGCTTTCATTTTCGCTCCCTCCTCCCACCACTACATGATGATGGGTCCTTACTATCTTGCCGTGATTCCTTTGATTTTTACGATAGTCGGAATAGTCCTCATACTGTTCTCAGCATTCCGCATCTTTGAAGCTAAGAGATCTGAAGAAAAATCGGAAATTGAAGAGAAGTGTGAAGATGACAAGATGAGCGTCGTCGAAAAACTTCTTGAAGGAGACGAACTCGAAGTTTTTAAGATAATAAGAGAAAATGAGGGCGTAACTCAGGACTCGCTACACTTTAGAACGGGTTTCTCGCCTTCGAAGGTGTCGATGATCGTGAAAAAGCTTGAAGAAAAAAATCTTATCTACAGAGAGAGATTCGGAAAAACCTACAGGATTTATCTGAGTGACTGGTTGAAGAGGGATGTTAGCTGA
- the dapA gene encoding 4-hydroxy-tetrahydrodipicolinate synthase, with translation MFEGVIPALVTPFKENFEVDFEGIAKNLDYLEKYVDAVVPAGTTGEAATLSHEEHVEVIKYVCEVAKKPVIAGAGSNSTREALFLAKEAEKAGAEAVMLVTPYYNKPNAEGLYKHYKAVAEEISIPILVYNVPSRTGINTTPDVVERLASIERVVGIKEASGNLKQVAEIIRRLGDEFIVLSGDDFMTLPILLLGGKGVISVAANVAPKLMKEMYEAFKSGNVEKARELHYKLMPLFEALFIDTNPIPVKKALELMGLPAGKPRLPLVELSEEKTEKLKKVLESLQLI, from the coding sequence ATGTTTGAGGGGGTAATTCCAGCTCTGGTAACCCCCTTTAAGGAGAACTTCGAAGTGGACTTTGAAGGGATAGCAAAGAACCTCGATTACCTTGAGAAGTACGTCGACGCGGTAGTTCCTGCTGGAACTACTGGAGAAGCGGCAACGTTGAGCCACGAAGAACACGTTGAGGTAATAAAATACGTATGCGAAGTAGCTAAAAAGCCGGTTATAGCCGGAGCCGGATCCAACTCTACAAGAGAAGCTCTATTCTTGGCTAAAGAGGCTGAAAAAGCTGGAGCAGAAGCTGTTATGCTCGTAACTCCATACTACAACAAGCCCAACGCTGAGGGGTTGTATAAGCATTACAAAGCTGTAGCTGAGGAGATATCAATTCCGATTCTCGTTTACAACGTTCCAAGCAGAACCGGAATAAACACGACTCCAGACGTTGTCGAGAGACTTGCGAGTATAGAAAGGGTTGTGGGAATTAAAGAAGCGAGCGGGAACTTGAAGCAGGTGGCTGAGATAATAAGAAGACTCGGAGACGAGTTCATCGTCTTATCCGGAGACGACTTCATGACTTTGCCGATACTTTTGCTCGGAGGAAAGGGAGTTATAAGCGTCGCTGCAAACGTCGCTCCAAAGCTTATGAAGGAGATGTACGAGGCTTTCAAGTCCGGAAACGTTGAAAAAGCAAGAGAACTGCACTACAAACTCATGCCACTGTTTGAGGCTCTTTTCATCGACACGAATCCTATTCCGGTGAAAAAAGCCCTCGAGCTTATGGGGCTTCCGGCAGGGAAGCCGAGGCTGCCTCTTGTCGAATTAAGCGAAGAAAAGACTGAAAAACTCAAAAAAGTTCTTGAAAGCTTGCAGCTAATCTAA
- a CDS encoding DUF166 domain-containing protein, whose translation MRIGILYSGEFGERFTSNLAYPKSCPRFGACGIDECDFCKSYDLSKAIVFVKQLNPPEFYGDYIEEPETIVGEIEDSDILIAINAHPDILAELPSVAEFKCLIVPVEDPKWLSPGLREQIRRVCEETGREFFSPKPFCSSNTPLSKFGFGKPEFEVIMDGNAIEEVRVLRSDPCGSAYYVAKRMRGYEIEKVEDFWKEIHQHQCAYPCMASMDRDREIKEAPFHLAGYVMVYQFSKACGIDASTFIPEHMKRFVLD comes from the coding sequence ATGAGGATTGGCATACTTTACAGCGGCGAGTTTGGAGAGAGATTCACGAGTAACCTCGCTTATCCAAAATCTTGTCCTCGCTTCGGGGCGTGCGGAATTGATGAATGCGATTTTTGCAAGAGCTACGATCTCTCTAAGGCTATAGTTTTCGTTAAACAGCTAAACCCTCCGGAGTTTTACGGCGACTACATAGAAGAGCCGGAAACAATTGTTGGAGAAATCGAAGATAGCGATATTTTAATAGCTATAAACGCGCATCCGGACATTCTCGCAGAACTCCCGAGCGTTGCGGAATTTAAGTGCCTCATAGTTCCTGTCGAAGACCCGAAGTGGCTTTCCCCCGGTTTGAGGGAGCAGATCAGGAGAGTTTGCGAGGAAACCGGAAGGGAATTCTTCTCTCCAAAGCCTTTCTGCTCATCAAACACTCCCCTTTCGAAGTTCGGATTCGGAAAGCCGGAGTTTGAAGTGATAATGGACGGAAATGCGATAGAGGAAGTGAGGGTTTTGAGAAGCGATCCGTGTGGCTCAGCATACTATGTTGCCAAGAGAATGAGGGGTTACGAAATAGAAAAGGTTGAGGATTTCTGGAAGGAGATTCATCAACACCAGTGCGCATATCCCTGCATGGCAAGCATGGACAGAGATAGAGAGATAAAAGAAGCTCCTTTCCACTTAGCCGGCTACGTTATGGTTTACCAGTTCAGCAAAGCATGTGGTATCGACGCATCTACTTTTATCCCGGAACACATGAAGAGGTTCGTTCTGGATTAA
- a CDS encoding deoxyuridine 5'-triphosphate nucleotidohydrolase: MILTKEEIRKLILEKGLVRDYIDLEKQLQPNGFDCTLRKVAVIKEEGKVDFDNSERKIPRVEEVDFHEDWIFLPKGVYRAYLNEVISLGNDVMAIGRPRSSLVRCGATVLTAVWDAGYEGRSEVGLVVYNENGIWLKRNARILQLVFMKLSKETEGYSGIFKGENV; this comes from the coding sequence GTGATTTTAACAAAAGAGGAAATCAGGAAGCTCATTCTTGAGAAGGGGCTTGTTAGAGATTACATAGACTTGGAGAAGCAGCTTCAGCCGAACGGCTTCGATTGCACACTTAGGAAAGTGGCGGTGATAAAAGAAGAAGGCAAAGTAGACTTCGACAACTCGGAAAGGAAAATTCCGAGAGTTGAGGAGGTGGACTTTCACGAGGACTGGATTTTTTTGCCGAAGGGCGTTTACAGAGCTTACCTCAACGAAGTCATAAGTTTGGGCAACGACGTCATGGCTATCGGAAGACCGAGATCTTCTCTCGTGAGGTGCGGAGCCACAGTCCTCACAGCAGTATGGGATGCCGGCTACGAAGGGAGAAGTGAAGTTGGATTGGTCGTTTACAACGAAAACGGAATCTGGTTGAAGAGAAACGCGAGGATATTGCAACTCGTTTTTATGAAGCTTTCCAAAGAAACAGAAGGGTACTCGGGGATTTTTAAGGGTGAAAACGTTTAA
- a CDS encoding DUF2150 family protein, which yields MYDEKWFNNWIERIKSEEIDLDNVDTLEVFDKFLEDVVVACYNLLRAVKERELKKKEAEEELKKVKEMLEREIDLGDEIKNDLFTMTKESAKLVVRAAEIALSGKVSKKSFEKLLEEALRKEKEGKIEEAFEIIAMMGAKIFRNEKLPEMEFPEESELLEYFDGLDAINTVILLSEIDAGESEEEG from the coding sequence ATGTATGATGAAAAGTGGTTCAACAACTGGATCGAGAGAATCAAGAGCGAAGAGATCGACTTGGATAACGTCGATACTCTCGAAGTTTTCGATAAGTTTCTTGAGGATGTCGTAGTAGCGTGCTACAATTTGCTGAGAGCGGTTAAAGAGAGAGAACTGAAAAAGAAGGAAGCCGAAGAAGAGTTAAAGAAAGTGAAGGAAATGCTGGAAAGGGAAATCGATCTCGGAGACGAGATCAAGAACGACCTATTTACGATGACAAAGGAGAGCGCAAAGCTCGTCGTTAGGGCAGCTGAAATTGCTTTGAGCGGAAAAGTGAGCAAGAAGAGCTTTGAAAAGTTGCTCGAAGAAGCTTTAAGGAAGGAAAAAGAAGGGAAAATTGAGGAGGCTTTTGAAATTATTGCGATGATGGGGGCGAAAATATTCAGAAACGAGAAGCTTCCGGAAATGGAGTTTCCCGAAGAGTCGGAGCTCTTGGAGTATTTCGACGGTCTCGATGCTATAAACACGGTTATTCTCTTAAGCGAGATCGATGCTGGAGAGAGTGAGGAAGAAGGCTAA